From the genome of Bubalus kerabau isolate K-KA32 ecotype Philippines breed swamp buffalo chromosome 13, PCC_UOA_SB_1v2, whole genome shotgun sequence:
ATTAGTACTTTTAAAGGTGCTGGAGGGTCTGAAAGACTGGGGTCATGCAAAACAACACTGAGTCACATTCTGGGATTAGCATCCAGCCACATTCCAAACTGCTAATCTTGTGAAAGGCCCAATTGCTAGAGTGATTAAATTTTCTggtacaggaaaaataaaaccaatcaaACGCTTATAAATGGTAGTGTAACCTTCAGCAGATAAAATGTTTAAgctcaaattataattttaaagccttattttatatacaagggcttccctggtagctcagctggtaaagaatccacctgaaatgtgggaaaccccagttcattcctgggttgggaagatcccctggagaaggaaatggttacccactccagtattctggcctggagaattccatggactgtagagtccatggggtcacagaatcagacatgactgagtgactttgattTACTCACTCACTTTATATACAAAATGGTAAGCCACAAAAAAAGAGCTAGAGAACATAAAAAAGTTTGAAAGGATATATATTGATAGTATAATTAACAGCGATTATCTTTTATAAGGGGAATATAGacaattttaagtttttattcttAAGAAAAAGTGTTAGGTTTTTAGTATATGGTAATCAAAAACAAGTCTAACACTAGATATGGATTACCTTTTTCTTAGCTATGTACTAATACCagagtttgtttaaaaaataacagaaatatggATATAGCATTGTTTTGATATCACAAAGCAGTATTTAGAGTATCAGAAAACCAGAAGTAATCTAAATTCTGGCAATAGAGAACTGAGTCATTCATCCTATGGAATATGATGCAGCATTAAGAGACAGAGAGCAAGCTCTAAATGGACCTGtaccaattttaaaaagaaaaacaagagctccaatatataaacaaaaatcaagtatcatgtcattcatttatttttcaaaaactcaCATCTGTGTGTTCCCATTGTTAATAAGAAAAAGTCTGGATGGTAAACTCCCAACTTTCTCcagggggagggcagggcagtCGGGTAGGAATACTAGCAGAACTTTCGATGTTTATTATATAGACTAAAaactgtttgtgttttttataatgaaaacataCTACTTTCgtagctaaattttaaaaatttaaagactgaGGATACCATCAAACTCTTTTATCCTACCTATGTGGgatatctatccatctatctgtctattaagggctttcctggtggctcagatggtaaagatgctctgcctgcaatgcaggaaacccgggtttgatccctgggtcaggaagatcctctggagaagggaatgcttcccattccagtatttttgcctggagaattccatggacagaggagcctggagggctacagttcatggggtcacaacgagtcagacacaactaagcaactaacacacttcatctatctattaatatctattattatctatctatctacctacctactgggttggccaaaaacccAAACGAATTTGTTGGCCAATCCAGTACATAGCCATATATGGGACAGACATCTCTTACCCTAACAGCTTCCCTACATTTCTCCCTACCCAGTGTTTCTCACACCTattagtcattttatttttttctcttgcatcAGAAGAGAATAGAGATTTTGTTGTCCTCACACCTGGGTATGTTATTATTATCACTGTTATTTCTGATTATAAGTATGAAGAGAATGAAATGAACAAATCTATGCTGATTTGTGATTTGTTCTCCAAAgagcagtcttgtttttgtaataactttgtaaAATATCAGCTGCTCAAGAATGCAAACTTTAAAAAGGACAGAAtatcttttactttaaaaactgtTGCTTTGGGAGAACTATATTTAGAACCTTTGAAATATAAATGTTGTCCTCCTTCCAAATAATACAATTCCAAATAAGGATGATGTTTAAAAAccgtctctgctatttaatatacACACAAAGCTGACATTGTATATACAAAATACTAAAAATGTGGAGATGACATAGGTTGAATATTAAGTTAATGACTGATTGATGTAAGGATCACTTTTAGCAATTACAAGAACATTATGTATTTAATTCAGTGAAAGTCTgtcatgttaaaaaaatttctaggcGCTGAAAGTTTCCAAAAATTTCTTTAATATCcattttgtttctaaagcttgcctgttttatagtttatttttagtgttttagttTATTTTCCTAACTTTGTTTTGTAGAATAAAGAGTTTCTGAGCtgtcaaaaagaaaattttagtcaATCAGACAAAATGCCATATTTTGGGTCAAGAGTTGATTTAATATAATTCCACAGATGTATATCTTGTTTTCAAGGAAAAATGAATGACCAATTTGGAATTTATTTAAGGACTAACATAATTTGTCTGGCACTGCTTTCACTCAAGATATATGTTAATATGACTGTTCCCTGGTCATTAAATTAAGCCTTTAGAATGCAAGTTATAAACTGCTAATATCCAAAACGACAGCCTCCTAGCAACACACAGCTAAgacatacattttaattttctgtgttaGCTCAGCACACAAAACACGCATGCGCAGCACCATGAGCAACTAAACTACAAGACATCATCGCCACCTGGCCCATTTAATGAAGTATGGCAAGTGGTCGAGAAGACTGAATGTGTAGAAGGAGTAGCGAGTGATCTCTGTCACCGTCCATGCGACCAGAAAAAGCACCACACTCTCCTCATTCTGGATCTGTGGAATTACAAAGAAAGTCACAGGTTCGTTGAACTTCTTTCTccatgaagactttttttttttcattatttactaCGTGCCTTTTGTTATAACGGAGAGTTAGGGTTAGAAAGATGCAATACAGACAATTCAATGCAGTCACCACTACCTAGGTCTTTACCAACATCAGATTTAAATATGCCgttaacagaggaatggatgaatttcTACTGGGTCCTCTCTGTCCCCTTTTGCTCCAGCCAATAACTCAGCCATCCCAGGACAATATCAGCCTCTCAGAACCAGTATGCACTGTCCAGAATAGCATCTCTTTTTATTTGATTGATctcttttatttatctgttgGACTCCTGCTCTTAAATGACAAGGCAGTCTGAATGAGGGCCTGATTTTATACGTGTACATGTGTGTCCAGGGCCATCTGTACGGCAGGCATTGGTTAGGGACCTGGTGGACTGAGTCAGCTGAGTGAAAGATTCTAGTCGAGAGGGTTGAAGTGTAGAGCAGTAAAAGGCAGGTCAGCCATCTGTCCCCATACAGACTGGAGGCCATGAGCCCAGCAGGCCATGGAAGGGAGGTTATGTGTCACCACAAGCAGACAGGATAAGTCAGGCATctgagggaaaggagaggaggcCAGAGAGCAGTTCCCAAGTAGACAGGAGGCTCCAGAGGCTGTCAAGAAGGTCAGGAGGGCCCATGTAGGAAATGTTTCTGTCATGGGTTTAAGAGACCCAATGGCTTGAAATGCTAAACATGGTGTTTGTCTAAAAGGCTTTAAGCCATTAATTAGACTCGAGTCTCTCTCCTGTCATGCTTCAATAAGTAGcaagcttatttttctctaagttcCTTAACTCTTCTAACTTTTAATTGAGTCTTTTCCAAGTATTCAGAGCTACAGAGCTAGATTAACTTTGTGTGTCTCTAGCTACAATGCTTGAGGCTAAATGAGGAAAAAGGAACTGTTTATATTGACAACTTCAATTACATAATCAAACACAATACACGCAActtcaacagaaaagaaaattctcatttCACTATGTGACAGAATAGgaacattttactttattttattttacttatttaaaaaatttttattttatactggagtatagccaattaacagcgCTGTGTTTGTTTCTGGTGCACAGTAGAGCAGCCATACATGCAAacgtatccattctctcccaagctcccctccccctccaggctgccacataacattgagcagaggaacactgattttaaaaaccacaaaacTCCAGAGGAGAGTATATTATAGCTATAAAAATGCCAGTTTGGGGGTTTGCTGGTGTTTCAAAGCCATTCTATGAATGCGCTAAGTCAATGTACAATCCCACTTACATCCAAACTCAACCCTTCTTTGGCCAAGGGTTCTGCTTCCTGAAATATAGTCAGGTTAATATTTTGGGTTCCTGttaataagaaagctttcctgcTGACTCAAGTAGACAGAGTGTCATGTCACTTACTGGTTTTATACTGTGAGTAACGAGCCACACCATGAAGATTCTTGAACTCACTTGGACCCCAGCCACAAGCACAGAAGTAGGTACaattccttaaaaagaaaaacacgtCAACCACTGCCCCAAATGCAATCTCTGCCAAacataaaaatcaattaaaaaaaaaaaactcaccaatTAAACAGTGGACTATCtgtaagcaaacaaataaacaaaaaaatcacatgtcAATAGCATAAAATAAATCCCTGTCACCACTGGTTTTAAGTGAATCTATGGGGAGTAAGTAATAAGCAAAATAAGACTGATTCTGCTCCAACagacatattttcaaataaatatgatataaaaaCAAGCATCGTTGAAAACTTACCTCAAGCAAGGCAAATGTCTGGAAAAATTTAAGTGTCTTCTGAATACTTTTATATAAACCTTTGTGTGTTCCTTTTTCCATGTAAAAACGTACCATGGCAATAGCTAGTACCAACCAcctacagaaaagaaaagcattttatgAAGCTCTGTCAGAATGAAGTCTCCTGAATCCTGAAAAGATACGTCATAACTTATACAGTACTagcatgtatgtgttaatatgctcagttcattattttattttcaaaaacccACAGGAAGAAATGACAAACATCATTTTTACATTGACTCCTCAAGGAAATaaacaggagtgggtagccctttccatctccaggggatcttcccaaccaaggcatcaaacctaggtctcccacattgcaggcagattcttttaccaacttagccacaagggaagcccaagaatactgcagtgggtaggcTATGCtccaaaccaaggatcaaacctaggcctcctgcattgtaggcagattcttcaccagctaagccataagggaagcccaagaatactgcagtgggtaggctatcccttctccagtggatcttcctgagtcgaactggggtctcctgcattgcaggcggattctttaccaactgagctatcagggaagcccatatttaatATCAGCTACATACAAATGTCAAACTGTGCACTGTATTTTTGGTTTCAGCAGATAAACTGACAGACTTAAGAAGTAGGTTTCTCTACCAAAAATgaagttattataaagtatttcATAATTATATAAAGATTTGATGTAAAGAGCTctatgtgtataaatatgtattttatacaaatatatagctATAAGTAAAAGTCATTAATAAGAACCATTAATGTTTTTTATAATTtccattaaataaaaacaattgtggtgctgcagaaggaACACATATAGAAGGTCAGATGTAAACCTGCTTTTATAacctttataaaaatgtttttttattcatttatttctttttggctgtgctgggtctttattgttgAATGCAGGTTTTCTCTGGTTGagatcaggggctactctttagtgcacaggcttctcattgcactggcttctcttgttgtggcgcatgggctccagagcacaggttcaatagctgtggtgcacaaacttagttgttccacggcatgtgggagcttcccagatcagagattaaacccatgtctcctgcattggcaggcagactctaccactgagccaccaggggaagacCCAAGCCTGATTctaaaactagtggttaccaagtggcaaagggaaggggagagggattaAGACAATAGGGGGTtaaaagacacaaactactatgtataaaataaataaggaacaaGGATATATCATATGGCACAGGGAAATACAGCcattgttttataataacttCAAATGGAGtatattctataaaaatattgactcactatgctgcacacctgaaactaataatgtaaatcaactatactttttttaaaaagggttcattttcaaaaaagaaaaaatgcacatCCCCACCCCTTTCAACTTGGTGGTAGTTTAGCCACTAAATTGGGTCcggctcttgtgaccccgtggactgtagcccactcagCTCCTTTGTCCACTTATACATTAAATGTAGTTGTGGTGAATTAATGGTACTTACAAACACAAATCAAACTTGTGGACACCAGCTTTCTCACCAGTTAGATACTTAATCTCCAAGAGTCCCTGATAAGAGGTCATTTTTCCCATTGCAATTACAAAAGCgctttgaagttttaaaaagttgCATCACCTGTAACTTTTAAACATCTTTAATAACACACTCATGGAAATGAATAGCTGCCCCAGACTTTTAGAAACAGTGGTCTCCAAAGTGACTAGTTAAATggatttatgaattaaaaaattattacacagttttaactttttaattaaaaagcactcataaaatagacaaatggCTTAAAGTTGCCTGTGAAGAAATGACTGATTGAGTGGGATGAAAAGCAGATTCAATAGAACAGTGAGAAAATAGTAGAACAGCACTTCAACCCTGGGAATGCTCCCTCCTCAGCACAGAATGCATAAAGAACAATCACTTTCTAGTGAGAATGACATGAAATCAGGCAAAtgtctgaaactatcacaaagaCCTTTGAAATGCAGAAGTATTAAAGTAATAGCAAGTACACTTGTAGAGTGCTTTCAATTTTCTAGACACTgtcctatacatacatatatatatttatatagttaaCATATTAATGTttcatcctcacaataaccctatgaggtagCACCTACTATTATCCTATTTCACTGCTGTGGAAATAGGAGAAAGGGCCATAGAGCCAGTCAGCTGGGACTTAAACCCACCACTCATCTCACAGTCTATGCTCGTCAACTACTCCGCTGTACTGGTCGGGCCCTAAGTCTACACTGTACctggtgtgtgtgcttagtcactcagtcgtgtccaactctttgcaaccccatggactgtagcccaccaggctcctctgtccatgggattctccaggcaagaatactggagtgggttgccatgccctcctccaggggatcttcccaacccagggatcaaacccaggtctcctgcattgcaggtggattctttaccatctgagccaccaggaaagcccaagaagactggagtgggtagcctatcctttctccaggggatcttcccaacccaggggatcttcccgacccagggatcaagtgggggtctcctatactgcagggagattctttaccagttaagctACCAGCCTGGGGAATTAGCTAATCATAAAAATACGTGTATTTAAATTgtagtaattttaaaagttatacagaGTGTTATACTCAGATACTTCAGCTGATAGTAGTATGCTATTAGGAAAGTTTGAAGGCCATTGTTCAATACAAGATAATCACCATGCAGAGACATCTAAGGACTTATCCTAAGGCTTAGATTAAGTTCATGGTGGAGGTCTCTTAAAGCCCATTGCTGTTCTCTTTTTATTGCACCATGGCTTCCTGGATTCAGCTCATGGTTTCACCCCACACTGGACCCAACACTTAATCCTGTGCTGGGTTCATCTGAGTTTGCTCATCTGAAGGATGTTTTAGGTACCTTCCAGTTGTAAAATGTTATGATTTTCAATATCCTCAATTCCAAGGCCTTATATGACTTCCAGTAAGAAAACAAGCTTCATAAGTTGTTTTAATTTggagcttcctttgtggctcagcataaataacctgcctgccaatgtaggagacacgggtttgatcgctggaccaggaagataccacatgcgcaaaacaaaaattattaccCTACCAAAGAATTCATCAGAAGATTCATCGTGATGATaagttttgtatatttttaaaagcatgataTAAAACTCCAAGCATCCTTAACAATAACACATTTTACTGTTGTCCCATAGGTGGCAGTATTGTACCAACTATTAATAGTACAGTAGTAGGGGAATACCACCACTAACTAACctgttggaaataaaagaaatgaacactCTAGGGTTATAAAGGACCATGGAACCATCTATGCTAACCTCTCGCctgtttttcaataaatacagccAGAAGCTCATCTGAAATAATCCATTCTCACCTCCTAAGCCCTCCATCACAAAGAGTGAGGATCAAAATTTCTCTTACGGGTCCTACATTTAAGTAACCCTGGACTGTTACATCCATCAGTTAAGtcattataattttaaagatttccagAAGCAACTAGAGCTTCTACAATTGGGAATTCTTTTCTggaaagttttcttaaaaaatatttcagagctATCAATTACACAAATATGAACCTAGACATTTTCAGTCCTTAACAAAACACTctctttggaaaatataaacaTGTGTTCCACATGTAGAAGGTTTCTTACTtgcttgattcatttatttattcattcagcttcagtatcaacaTTTATTGCTACGCCAGGTACTGTGCTAGGTCCTGGGGAATTAGAGATAAGACAGTTCTAGTAAGTGGAGACGACACAACAGTGCAGCAAGGAGAGAGATGTATCATTTCCTAAACACCTAAGGCACTCACTAAACTCCTTCTTCTTACGCGCTATGGCTGTGATGACCCTAAAAATTCTTATTGAAGGTGGAGCTCTCTTCCAGATGTCTTCTGGTGCCTCTTTTTCTCCTAATATCTCTTGGAGACCACCTGCTTTTTTAAGAACGTGGTTATCTACACCTATatctcctattttttaaaatttcaacactacttaaaaaaaaagttatgaacaacttCAAACATATACAAAGGTGTAGAGCATGAATGAAAGGtgtagagctgaaactccaatacttcagccacctgatgctaagaactgactcaatggaaaagaccctgatgctgggaaagactgaagacaggaggagaaggggacagaggatgagatggttggatagcatcactgactcgatggacatgagtttgagcaagctccaggagttggtgatggacagggaagactggtgtactgcagtcgatggggtcaccaagagctggacacatctgagcaactgaactgaactgagagcatgAATGGTACTATGAACCCTGTTTGCCACTGCCCTGCTTCAACCAGtaccatcttttaaatttttttaaattcattttattttttgaccacaaggtatgtgggatcttagttccttaatcagggattgaacctgtgccccctgcagtggaagcacagagtaaccactggaccacaggaagACCCAACCAATATCATCTTACAAATAATTTTGTTTCATCCAAACTTCTATTCACTTCTCTCCCCACAAGCCTTCCTCTCTGATTATTCTGAATTAAATCTCATACATTCTATGATTGATAAATGCTTATTGATGTATTTCTCAAAGGTTTATTGTCCATAAATGGAACCAAAACACCACTATCCCATGTGAAAAATTGAATGAGAACTTCTTCAATCACAAAACTTGGAGTTAAGATACAACTgtctcagaattttttaaaatcgtAATTGGGGGAATTctctggtcgtccagtggttaggactcagtgctgccaatgcagggggcatgggagtGACCTGGATTGGTGAACCAAGATCTCGTACAcaatacagccaaaaaaaaaaaaaaaaatgaagaaatcatgACTGAAATAAGATTCATTCACTGTAATTAGTTGCTATGTCTTTTATGACTATGTCAATCTATACATTTTgcctccttccatccatccactcatctctcctcctttctctttctcaaaaaCTTTATCTGTTGAAGACATTGAGTGGTTTGAATGGATAAaatgcactatttacaatagccaggacatggagcaaTCTAAATGTTctttggggagggaggcgggagcgggggttcaggatggggaacacatgtacacctgtggcggattcatgtcaatgtacggcaaaaccaccacaatattgtaaagtaattagcctccaattaaaataaatacatttatattaataaataaataaacaaatgttctttgacagatggatggataaacaaaatgtggaacatatatacaatggaatattactcagccataatgaAGGAATAAAATCGGGTCATTtgtagcaatgtggatggacctagagtctgtcattcagagtgaagtcagtcagaaagagaaaaacaaacattatatatcaatgcatatatgtggaatctagaaaaatggtacagatgaacctatcttcagggcaggaacagagacacagacatgagTGCAGATGTGTGGGCACAGAGGgtgggggatgaactgggagagtaggattgacatatatatgttacattgtataaaatagctagctagtgggaagctgcagtataacacagggagcaccggctctgtgctctgtgattacctagagggatggtaggcaggggggtggggtggtggggggtgagagggagattcaaaagggaggggatatatatacacatatagctgatttattttgttgtacaacactgtaaagcaactatactccaatttaaaaaaaaacaaaagctgtcACAGATCCACACATGGATTCATCCTCCCCAGGAATAAAATATATGTCTATTACTTACCAAGTTGAGAAATGTACATGCCTGAATCTTGGGTCTGGTGCTCTGCTAACATACACCATGTACACAGTGAGAATATATCAGTTTCTGCACAAAGTGCACTTTTCAATTCACCACTAGCAATAGGAATTATCATTTCTAAACACCCACTATGTGTCAGGCATCTCCGTCAACCACTTCATATCCACTTAATTCCTTGTAATAATCTAGCAAAGTAGTTGTGTTGTtcctttgacagatgagaaaacccagGGTCAGAGAGGTTATGGAACTTATCTGAGGTTACCCGGCTAAAAAGGGGTGAAAACATAACCTTCAATTATCACCTTCCCATACTGCTTACAGGTTAGAATCCAAACATGTTAGGGAAGCATGTCAGGCCTGCGCAAAGGGGCAGGTTACCAGTACATCTTTCTGTCCCAGCCTATGCTTCAGACCCACTTGTTTTCACCCCAACAGCATGTCAAGTGGTGTCACATCTCTGTACCCTAACTCCTGTTGCTTCCTCAACCCTGCCAAGTAAATCCTGCTCATCCTTCAAAGCTCAGTTAGAATGCAAtggttacatacacacacacacacacatacacacatacctttCTCTGATTCTCCCTACCTACAGACATGACACCTCTGCAGAACACTTACTTCATCCCATCTTTTACTGCAATCTATAAATGTCCCTGGTAACACTTCTCCAAGCACAGGGCCTAAAATATTTAGCTTTTGCCTCTCACTTGACCTAAGACAATGCACAAATACATGCAGGCTTCAAAAGTGTTTGTGGCAAAAAAGAAGAGCGAGAAAATGCTCCTAGCCAAGCATCTATTGTGAACAAGTACCATAAAAATCCTCACATCCTTTAAATTACATTATTACTTAACTAAATCAATTACATCCTGTAGTTCTACTCTGGGAATTGATCCTAAACAAGTAATTCAAGAGAAACAAATTAAAGGATAATATGATTAGAGGCATGATTTGGACTTTCACTGTAACTTAACTCTATTCACTTTTATATAACCATGAAAAAGTGTAATTTTGAAAACTACATGGAAATATTTGGTGAAATAGTGCATGAAAACTGAATATCCAACAGAGTAGATATTGTAACTACAATACTCTATAATATCAGtacattcatttactcaacaattactgggttggccaaaaggttcctttgggtttttctgtaagatgttatggagaaactcaaatgaactttttggccaacccaatatttcttGAGAGTTTCATGGAACTAACACTGTATAGGGTCTGAGAAGCAGACCAATAAGCAACAAGATGATTTAGTAAAGTTCATCATACAGTTATATGGTAACAAGCAtgatggagaaaaacaaagcaggcaAAGGGGATAAGGAGTGATTTGTAAGCAGCTTCTACTTAAATGAAGACAGCCAGGGAAGGCCTCCCTGAGTACGGTAATTTGAGTAAAAATCTGAACAGTTACTCTCATGAGACATTACAAGGAAAAATGAAGAGTCATGCTGAGCTTATAGAATTAGGCAATTTCTTTTTTACACTTATGTAAAAATTTCATTTCTCAGATATTGTTTGATTTCAAAACTATTaccaaaaatatcaataaacctTCCAAAGTTCTGCTAAAAGCCAAAAAaccaagcaaataaacaaaaagaacctctgcattagcagatgtaagctattacaTATAGACTAAAtacacaaggtcctactgtatagcacagagaactatattcaatatcctatgataaatcataataaaaaagaatatataaaaacagaatgtctatatgtgtataactaagtcactatgctgctgctaagtcgcttcagtcgtatccgactctgtgcgaccccatagacggcagaccaccaggctcctccgtccctgggattctccaggcaagaacactggagtgggtagccatgtccttctccgatgcatgaaagtgaaaagtgaaagtgaagtcgctcagtcgtgtctgactcttagcgacctcatggactgcagcccaccaggctcctctgtccatgggattttccaggcaagagtactggagtggggtgccattgccttctccagtcactATGCTACAGAGCATATATACAGCAGAGATtggtacaacactgtaaatcaactaaacttcaatttaaaaaaaaatcagttgctaGGATCctaaatcttaaatgttctccATCCCAAAATAAACATGGCAACTATGTAAGGTGACAGATGTGCTAACTAATCTTATGATGaaaatcattttgtaatatatacatataccaagTAATACATCAAGCAATcgtattgtacaccttaaactccCAGTGTTAGGTTGTCAGTTACAACTCAAAaaagctggggggaaaaaagcaggcaaaaaaaaaaaaaaaagaacctccaAACCACTCAATGTACACGTGTGTGTCCCACTTTGCATACCACAGCTTTGCCAACCT
Proteins encoded in this window:
- the HACD1 gene encoding very-long-chain (3R)-3-hydroxyacyl-CoA dehydratase 1 isoform X2 yields the protein MVRFYMEKGTHKGLYKSIQKTLKFFQTFALLEIVHCLIGIVPTSVLVAGVQVSSRIFMVWLVTHSIKPIQNEESVVLFLVAWTVTEITRYSFYTFSLLDHLPYFIKWARYNFFIILYPVGVAGELLTIYAALPYVKKTGMFSIRLPNKYNVSFDYYYFLLITMASYIPLFPQLYFHMLRQRRKVLHGEVIVEKDD